Proteins found in one Panicum hallii strain FIL2 chromosome 4, PHallii_v3.1, whole genome shotgun sequence genomic segment:
- the LOC112888532 gene encoding UDP-glycosyltransferase 85A2-like, protein MERRAHAMLFPFPCSGHINPTLKLAELLHARGVHVTFVNTEHNHERLRRGAAAAGLRGREGFRFEAVPDGLSEEDRRSPDRTVRLYLSLRRSCGAPLVALARRLAEREGAPPVTCVVLSGLVSFALDAAEEIGVPAFVLWGTSACGFVCTLRLRELRQRGYTPLKDESYLTNGYLDTAIDWIAGIPPVRLGDVSSFVRTLDPQCFALRVEEDEANSCARARGLILNTFEDLEPDVLDALRGEFPRVYTIGPLAAAMHAAQGSGHGGAGPAGLSLWEEDAACMAWLDAQAPGSVLYISFGSLAVLSPEQLAELAWGLAASNRPFLWVVRPGLVAGDRGADALPEGFLAATRGRCFIAAWCAQEQVLRHRAVGGFLTHSGWNSTAESIWAGVPMVCWPGFADQYINSRYTCGEWGVGLRLDEALRREQVAAHVEELMGDTGRAREMRRNAARWKAAAEAATAPGGSSYESLGRLVEELRLGDDDALAAAAAQDGR, encoded by the exons atGGAGAGGAGGGCGCACGCGATGCTGTTCCCGTTCCCGTGCTCGGGCCACATCAACCCGACGCTGAAGCTGGCGGAGCTGCTGCACGCGCGCGGGGTGCACGTGACCTTCGTCAACACGGAGCACAACCACGAGCGGctgcggcggggggcggcggctgcCGGGCTGCGGGGGCGGGAGGGGTTCCGGTTCGAGGCGGTCCCGGACGGGCTGTCGGAGGAGGACCGGCGGAGCCCCGACCGGACGGTGAGGCTGTACCTGTCGCTGCGGAGGAGCTGCGGCGCGCCGCTGGTGGCGCTGGCGCGCCGGCTCGCGGAGCGCGAGGGCGCCCCGCCCGTCACCTGCGTCGTGCTCAGCGGCCTCGTCAGCTTCGCGCTCGACGCCGCGGAGGAGATCGGCGTGCCGGCGTTCGTGCTCTGGGGCACCAGCGCCTGCGGCTTCGTCTGCACGCTCCGGCTGCGGGAGCTCCGCCAGCGGGGCTACACGCCGCTCAAAG ACGAGAGCTACCTGACGAACGGGTACCTGGACACGGCCATCGACTGGATCGCCGGGATCCCGCCGGTGCGGCTGGGCGACGTCTCCAGCTTCGTCCGGACGCTGGACCCGCAATGCTTCGCGCTGCGCgtggaggaggacgaggcgAACAGCTGCGCCAGGGCACGGGGCCTCATCCTCAACACGTTCGAGGACCTGGAGCCCGACGTCCTGGACGCGCTCCGGGGCGAGTTCCCGCGGGTGTACACCATCgggcccctggccgccgccatgCACGCTGCGCAGGGGAGCGGCCACGGAGGCGCCGGCCCGGCCGGGCTGAGCCTGTGGGAGGAGGACGCGGCGTGCATGGCGTGGCTGGACGCGCAGGCGCCCGGGTCCGTGCTGTATATCAGCTTCGGGTCCCTGGCCGTGCTGTCGCCGGAGCAGCTCGCGGAGCTCGCGTGGGGCCTCGCCGCCAGCAACCGCCCCTTCCTCTGGGTCGTCCGGCCGGGCCTCGTCGCGGGGGACCGCGGCGCCGACGCGCTGCCGGAGGGCTTCCTCGCGGCGACCCGGGGCCGGTGCTTCATCGCCGCGTGGTGCGCGCAGGAGCAGGTGCTCCGGCACCGCGCCGTGGGCGGCTTCCTGACGCACAGCGGGTGGAACTCCACGGCGGAGAGCATCTGGGCGGGCGTGCCCATGGTGTGCTGGCCCGGGTTCGCCGACCAGTACATCAACTCCCGGTACACGTGCGGGGAGTGGGGCGTCGGGCTCCGCCTGGACGAGGCGCTGCGGCGGGAGCAGGTCGCGGCGCACGTCGAGGAGCTGATGGGGGACACCGGCCGGGCCCGGGAGATGAGGCGCAACGCGGCCAGGTGGAAggccgccgccgaggccgccACGGCGCCCGGCGGCTCGTCGTACGAGAGCCTCGGCAGGCTGGTCGAGGAGCTGCGGCTGGGCGACGACGACGCgctcgccgcggcggccgcgcagGACGGCCGGTGA
- the LOC112890271 gene encoding protein EXORDIUM-like, protein MASRNLFDAMTLLTVALVLASLSRLSLAARRLPGQLAETAPLRDAMSYHGGAVLRGEIPVSIVWYGQFKPAQKAVVVDFLLSLTSVPVNATPSAAQWWGAIDRAYLSNATTGGGSNATATRVVLADQVADEQYSLGKSLTLVEVFQLAAALVPGDGALVLVLTDPGVVVEGFCSVRCGLHGSDDAGARYAYVWVGNAESQCPGQCAWPFAEPAYGPRGQPPLAPPNGDAGVDGMVVTLASMVAGAVTNPQGDGYYEGARDAALEACTACAGKFGSGAYPGYPGKVLVDETTGGSYNAVGANGRKYLLPAVFDPATSACSTLV, encoded by the coding sequence ATGGCTTCTCGCAACCTGTTCGACGCAATGACGCTGCTGACGGTGGCGCTGGTCCTGGCAAGCCTGTCCAGGCTCTCTCTCGCCGCGCGGCGGCTGCCGGGTCAGCTGGCGGAGAccgccccgctccgcgacgCGATGTCGTACCACGGCGGCGCCGTGCTCCGCGGCGAGATTCCGGTCTCCATCGTCTGGTACGGGCAGTTCAAGCCGGCGCAGAAGGCCGTCGTCGTCgacttcctcctctccctcacGTCCGTCCCCGTCAACGCGACGCCCTCGGCCGCGCAGTGGTGGGGCGCTATCGACAGGGCGTACCTGTCCAACGCCACGACGGGCGGCGGCTCTAACGCGACGGCGACGCGCGTCGTCCTCGCCGACCAGGTCGCCGACGAGCAGTACTCGCTCGGCAAGTCGCTGACGCTGGTCGAGGTCTTCCAGCTCGCGGCCGCCCTGGTCCCCGGCGACGGCGCGCTCGTGCTTGTGCTCACGGACCCGGGCGTGGTGGTCGAGGGCTTCTGCAGCGTGCGGTGCGGCCTCCACGGCTCCGACGACGCGGGCGCGCGGTACGCCTACGTCTGGGTGGGCAACGCCGAGTCTCAGTGCCCCGGGCAGTGCGCGTGGCCGTTCGCGGAGCCCGCGTACGGGCCGCGGGgccagccgccgctcgccccgccCAACGGCGACGCCGGCGTGGACGGCATGGTGGTGACGCTCGCCAGCATGGTGGCCGGCGCGGTGACCAACCCGCAGGGCGACGGCTACTACGAGGGCGCCAGGGACGCCGCGCTCGAGGCCTGCACGGCGTGCGCCGGCAAGTTCGGGAGCGGCGCGTACCCCGGGTACCCCGGGAAGGTGCTCGTCGACGAGACGACCGGCGGTAGCTACAACGCCGTCGGCGCCAACGGCCGGAAGTACCTGCTCCCGGCCGTCTTCGACCCGGCGACGTCCGCTTGCTCTACCTTGGTGTAG
- the LOC112889540 gene encoding protein EXORDIUM-like 1 encodes MASAASSSFRRRGHALLSLLALALCMSSARRSVAAGAASPASRRLMELYRPPAGDMLRYHDGAVLSGDIPVSVLWYGRFTPAQKAVVTDFLLSLSTAPSSSPAPSVAQWWGSINRLYLSKAAAAAVGKNGARGGGGAGNARVVLAGQVSDEACSLGKSLKMSQLPALAAAARPAKAGGIALVLTAQDVAVEGFCMSRCGHHGSYGGGSRAAYAWVGNPADQCPGQCAWPFHQPAYGPQAPPLVPPSGDAGMDGAVISVASMVAGAVTNPFGDGFYQGERAAPLEAATACSGVFGRGAYPGYAGQLLVDAATGASYNAHGARGRKYLLPALFDPGTGECATLV; translated from the coding sequence ATGGCCTCGGCAGCTTCCAGTAGCTTCCGTCGCAGAGGCCACGCTCTGCTCTCGCTCCTGGCGCTGGCGCTCTGCATGAGCTCGGCGCGGCGCTCCGTGGCCGCGGGGGCAGCCAGCCCAGCCAGCAGGAGGCTCATGGAGCTGTACAGGCCGCCGGCCGGCGACATGTTGCGGTACCACGACGGCGCCGTGCTGAGCGGCGACATCCCCGTCTCCGTCCTCTGGTACGGCCGCTTCACGCCCGCGCAGAAGGCCGTCGTCACCGActttctcctctccctctccaccGCGCCGTCGTCGTCCCCCGCCCCGTCGGTCGCACAGTGGTGGGGCAGCATCAACCGGCTCTACCTCTCCAAGGCTGCCGCGGCGGCCGTCGGCAAGAACGGCgcccgcggcgggggcggcgccgggaACGCGCGGGTGGTCCTGGCCGGGCAGGTATCCGACGAGGCGTGCTCGCTGGGGAAGAGCCTGAAGATGTCCCAGCTCCCGgcgctcgcggcggcggcgcgccccGCGAAGGCGGGCGGCATCGCGCTGGTGCTCACGGCGCAGGACGTGGCGGTGGAGGGCTTCTGCATGAGCCGGTGCGGGCACCACGGGTCGTACGGCGGCGGCTCCCGCGCGGCGTACGCGTGGGTGGGCAATCCCGCGGACCAGTGCCCCGGGCAGTGCGCGTGGCCGTTCCACCAGCCGGCGTACGGGCCCCAGGCGCCGCCGCTGGTGCCGCCGAGCGGGGACGCCGGCATGGACGGCGCGGTGATCAGCGTGGCCAGCATGGTGGCCGGCGCGGTGACCAACCCGTTCGGGGACGGGTTCTACCAGGGcgagcgcgccgcgccgctggaGGCCGCCACGGCGTGCTCGGGCGTCTTCGGCAGGGGCGCCTACCCCGGGTACGCGGGGCAGCTGCTGGTGGACGCGGCGACGGGCGCCAGCTACAACGCGCacggcgcgcgcgggaggaagTACCTGCTCCCGGCGCTGTTCGACCCCGGCACGGGGGAGTGCGCCACCTTGGTGTGA
- the LOC112890848 gene encoding uncharacterized protein LOC112890848, with protein MLREGRQHGWVFAVDRSLVDPEGKLRTRAVQVDGAAAAANGGFVRAPRKPTNHSKPAVGRAYKALVGKGEAGSGRGRRKFKHDEVKMYYLEDQGAEDAFVDAMELCYY; from the coding sequence ATGCTTCGCGAGGGCCGCCAGCACGGGTGGGTGTTCGCCGTCGACCGCAGCCTGGTCGACCCGGAGGGCAAGCTCCGCACGCGCGCCGTGCAGgtcgacggcgcggcggcggcggccaacgGCGGGTTCGTCAGGGCGCCGCGCAAGCCCACCAACCACTCCAAGCCCGCCGTGGGGCGCGCGTACAAGGCCCTGGTCGGCAagggggaggccgggtccggcAGGGGCAGGCGCAAGTTCAAGCACGACGAGGTCAAGATGTACTACCTCGAGGACCAGGGCGCCGAGGATGCCTTCGTCGACGCGATGGAGTTGTGCTACTACTGA